In Actinoplanes sp. NBC_00393, a single genomic region encodes these proteins:
- a CDS encoding CocE/NonD family hydrolase has translation MIKVRKDLRIPMRDGVELAADAYHDGSDERPRPALIAMSAYGKKLQALALTTPPQRRPSPMWDGCIEAGDIARVVSEGYVHVIGDMRGTGDSGGVMIGNYNFGGVPQGQDLYDVIEWVAAQPWCDGNVGMIGISYFGSMQVLAAAERPPHLKAIFVSGGHFDFYETTYHGGVMWFMPRAAREGRGGDSGIAHTNVQSRMLSQFSADEIEKLVAKRLQDPDVAAWPNLVHVLRYPKNRELWFDIVMNELDGDWYEQRNPITLAANIDIPVYLQIDQGRGWTVDGHIELFDVLTGPKKLDIGSYPPMQSRPWIEEHDKMFRWYDYWLKGIDNGIMDEPAVSVFVEGSRSVVTGSQWPPRPVAYRSLYLRPRHKISSEPELMEDVAPDGFYQAPLTVTDTVQVVTWTSEPFEQAVEMIGTGAAHLFVEIDQEDTNLILRLWDTAPTGTRQLITTGFLKASHRELDERTTEGNPYHPHTRAVPVEPGKIEEYVVRLYPFASTFRPGHRLVVELSNDEPLADAHNALLPPDAFHLPVGRPVTHKIYRDAQHPSRLVLPFTADRV, from the coding sequence ATGATCAAGGTACGCAAGGACCTGCGGATCCCGATGCGCGACGGCGTCGAACTGGCCGCCGACGCCTACCACGACGGCTCGGACGAGCGGCCGCGCCCGGCGCTGATCGCGATGAGCGCCTACGGCAAAAAGCTGCAGGCGCTCGCGCTGACCACGCCGCCGCAGCGGCGGCCGAGCCCGATGTGGGACGGCTGCATCGAGGCCGGCGACATCGCCCGGGTGGTCAGTGAGGGGTACGTCCACGTCATCGGCGACATGCGCGGCACCGGCGACTCCGGCGGCGTGATGATCGGCAACTACAACTTCGGCGGTGTCCCCCAGGGCCAGGACCTGTACGACGTGATCGAGTGGGTCGCCGCGCAGCCGTGGTGTGACGGCAACGTCGGCATGATCGGCATCTCCTACTTCGGGTCGATGCAGGTCCTCGCCGCCGCCGAACGCCCGCCGCACCTCAAGGCGATCTTCGTCAGCGGCGGCCACTTCGACTTCTACGAGACCACGTACCACGGCGGCGTCATGTGGTTCATGCCGCGCGCGGCCCGCGAGGGACGCGGCGGCGACTCCGGCATCGCGCACACCAACGTCCAGTCCCGGATGCTTTCTCAGTTCTCTGCGGACGAGATCGAGAAGTTGGTCGCGAAGCGGCTCCAAGATCCGGACGTGGCCGCCTGGCCCAACCTGGTGCACGTCCTGCGCTACCCGAAGAACCGCGAACTCTGGTTCGACATCGTCATGAACGAGCTCGACGGTGACTGGTACGAGCAGCGCAACCCGATCACCCTGGCTGCGAACATCGACATCCCGGTCTACCTGCAGATCGACCAGGGCCGCGGCTGGACCGTCGACGGCCACATCGAGCTCTTCGACGTGCTGACGGGCCCGAAGAAGCTGGACATCGGCTCCTACCCGCCGATGCAGTCGCGCCCCTGGATCGAGGAGCACGACAAGATGTTCCGCTGGTACGACTACTGGCTCAAGGGCATCGACAACGGGATCATGGACGAGCCGGCGGTCAGCGTCTTCGTCGAAGGCTCCCGGTCCGTGGTCACCGGAAGCCAGTGGCCGCCTCGCCCGGTGGCATACCGATCGCTCTACCTGCGCCCGCGCCACAAGATCTCCAGCGAGCCCGAGCTGATGGAGGACGTCGCGCCCGACGGCTTCTACCAGGCCCCGCTGACCGTGACCGACACCGTGCAGGTCGTCACCTGGACCAGCGAGCCGTTCGAGCAGGCGGTGGAGATGATCGGCACCGGTGCCGCCCACCTGTTCGTCGAGATCGATCAGGAGGACACCAACCTCATCCTGCGCCTGTGGGACACCGCCCCGACCGGGACCCGCCAGCTGATCACCACCGGCTTCCTCAAGGCGTCACACCGCGAACTCGACGAACGCACCACCGAGGGCAACCCCTACCACCCGCACACCCGCGCGGTGCCGGTCGAGCCGGGCAAGATCGAGGAGTACGTGGTACGCCTCTACCCGTTCGCCAGCACCTTCCGCCCCGGCCACCGCCTGGTCGTGGAACTCTCCAACGACGAGCCCCTCGCCGACGCGCACAACGCGCTGCTGCCCCCGGACGCCTTCCACCTGCCGGTGGGCCGCCCGGTAACCCACAAGATCTACCGAGACGCCCAGCACCCGTCCCGGCTGGTCCTGCCGTTCACCGCGGACAGGGTTTGA
- a CDS encoding ATP-binding protein, with amino-acid sequence MPATVSCACRLVGRQQSAHVQIIDQPVDRALRSIDGDGDLDQRRESLAQRQGVVAGCAAAVLSHRRRRAGVGVQGGLRRCRWVIPPLRFHSVHRLSASRAAELGQTRMSSADDEGFPDPGEAEDIAAFVRALRTVKLWAGDPSLEVLHRRTGIATSTLSDALNPRRRRLPPLEIVRALVRACGADSSQAARWERAWYSLRQRIDSASTSTRVPKSWVPHQLPSDVTGFVGRSEALAALTGLQGAAPATLITGTAGVGKTALAVHWAYRIADRYPDGRLYLDLRGHTGDPVIGLGEALSFLLQSLDVPGERIPVDLNLLVGMYRSVLAERRVLIVLDNALDAAQVRPMLPSGPHSHAVITRRDALTGLVVRDGAARITLGTLDLADSVELLAVHLGADRVAADPEAAARLADLCAHLPLALRITAANLAGRPSQTIAGVVRELESADLLEQLHVVGDPESAVAAALDMSYRLLPSETQRLFRLFGLAPGPEMTRDGSAVLLGRAPTDPVPELEQLFTAHLLFEAGPGRYRMHDLLTLYARRRREADPDALHRLLSWYVVNTDAATRVMLPTFWIEDRTELSLNGTPYDFKDVGEAQAWLAAELPNLTQAVTYAAEFGPAPFAWHLAHGLRGFLHTRSSSTEKLAVARAGLRAAQVAGHTLGQALCHMFLSMVAVTMDDLRAAAHELETAREQFVDVRHDRGAEAAANNLGDICIRLGDIVRARRHLTGIPVDPSKINPSHICNLAVVHRICGEYREALRLNAECLALAERSGAVQLTAMVKTSLGMTHLEMGDPRAADPLLRQAHEAAAAIGSEVDLYDAVAGLVLTCARTGRHDEALTWANTLTELMDRGLYSSSGDDWAHAAIVEAHLRSGRLDEVLAVGTPALDRYERAGHQLTAMRLHVLLCRALAAQGDPAAAGTHRRAALDYAVEQDLPDRARIGL; translated from the coding sequence GTGCCGGCCACGGTGTCGTGCGCGTGCCGCCTGGTCGGCCGGCAGCAGTCCGCGCATGTCCAGATCATCGACCAGCCTGTCGATCGCGCCTTGCGCTCGATCGATGGCGATGGCGATCTCGACCAGCGCCGTGAGAGTCTGGCGCAGCGGCAGGGCGTTGTCGCTGGTTGCGCCGCCGCCGTGCTTTCGCACCGACGGCGACGCGCAGGCGTCGGGGTTCAAGGAGGCCTCCGGAGGTGTCGATGGGTGATTCCGCCGCTGCGATTCCACTCCGTCCACCGGCTGTCGGCCAGCCGCGCGGCCGAGCTCGGACAGACCCGGATGAGCTCGGCTGACGACGAGGGCTTTCCCGATCCTGGCGAGGCGGAGGACATCGCGGCTTTCGTACGGGCGCTGCGGACGGTCAAGCTGTGGGCCGGAGATCCCTCCCTCGAGGTTCTGCACCGGCGCACCGGGATAGCTACGAGCACTCTGTCCGACGCGCTGAACCCGCGACGCCGCCGGTTGCCGCCTCTGGAGATCGTTCGGGCGCTTGTCCGGGCCTGCGGTGCGGATTCGTCGCAGGCCGCGCGGTGGGAACGGGCCTGGTACTCGCTGCGTCAGCGGATCGACAGCGCCTCGACATCCACTCGGGTGCCGAAGAGTTGGGTGCCTCACCAGCTCCCGTCGGACGTCACCGGCTTCGTGGGCCGTTCCGAAGCACTCGCTGCGCTGACCGGTTTGCAGGGAGCAGCGCCCGCAACGTTGATCACCGGTACCGCGGGTGTCGGCAAGACGGCTCTGGCCGTGCATTGGGCTTATCGAATCGCCGACCGCTATCCGGACGGCCGTCTCTACCTCGACCTGCGCGGGCACACCGGCGATCCGGTGATCGGGCTCGGGGAGGCGCTGTCTTTTCTGCTGCAGTCGCTGGACGTCCCGGGCGAGCGCATACCCGTCGACCTGAACCTGCTCGTCGGTATGTACCGCTCGGTGCTGGCCGAGCGCCGCGTACTGATCGTCCTCGACAATGCGCTGGATGCCGCACAGGTACGACCGATGCTGCCGAGCGGCCCGCATTCCCACGCTGTGATAACCCGCCGTGACGCGCTCACCGGACTGGTGGTCCGCGACGGGGCAGCCCGCATCACTCTCGGCACCCTCGACCTGGCCGACTCCGTCGAGTTGCTCGCCGTCCACCTCGGGGCCGACCGGGTGGCAGCCGACCCCGAAGCCGCCGCACGACTCGCCGATCTCTGCGCACACCTGCCCCTCGCGCTCCGGATCACGGCCGCCAACCTCGCCGGGCGGCCCAGCCAGACGATCGCCGGCGTGGTCCGTGAGCTGGAGAGCGCAGATCTGCTCGAGCAACTTCATGTTGTTGGCGACCCGGAGAGCGCGGTGGCCGCGGCCCTCGACATGTCGTACCGGCTTCTGCCATCGGAGACGCAACGCCTCTTCCGGTTGTTCGGCCTCGCACCCGGGCCGGAGATGACGCGCGATGGCTCAGCAGTCCTTCTGGGCAGGGCTCCGACAGACCCCGTGCCCGAGCTGGAGCAGTTGTTCACCGCACACCTGCTGTTCGAGGCCGGCCCCGGTCGCTACCGCATGCACGACCTGCTGACGCTCTATGCACGGCGCCGCCGGGAAGCCGATCCGGACGCTTTGCATCGACTCCTGTCCTGGTATGTCGTCAACACGGACGCGGCGACCCGCGTCATGCTGCCCACCTTCTGGATCGAAGACCGCACGGAACTCTCCCTCAACGGCACGCCGTATGACTTCAAGGATGTCGGCGAGGCACAGGCATGGCTGGCAGCTGAGCTGCCCAATCTCACCCAAGCGGTCACGTACGCGGCCGAGTTCGGGCCGGCGCCGTTCGCATGGCATCTCGCCCATGGCCTGCGTGGGTTTTTGCATACCCGAAGCTCCAGCACCGAGAAGCTCGCCGTCGCCCGGGCCGGCCTGCGGGCAGCTCAAGTCGCCGGGCACACCCTGGGGCAAGCCCTGTGCCACATGTTCCTGAGCATGGTGGCGGTCACGATGGACGATCTTCGAGCGGCGGCGCACGAGTTGGAGACTGCACGGGAACAGTTCGTCGACGTCCGCCATGACCGGGGTGCGGAAGCAGCCGCGAACAATCTGGGCGACATCTGCATCCGGCTCGGTGACATTGTGCGTGCCCGGCGGCACCTCACGGGGATCCCGGTCGACCCGTCGAAGATCAACCCGAGCCACATCTGCAATCTGGCTGTCGTCCATCGGATCTGCGGGGAGTACAGAGAGGCGCTGCGCCTCAACGCGGAATGCCTGGCCCTCGCGGAGCGCAGTGGCGCCGTCCAGCTGACGGCGATGGTCAAGACCAGCCTGGGCATGACGCATCTGGAAATGGGTGATCCAAGAGCCGCCGATCCGCTGCTCCGCCAGGCCCACGAGGCGGCGGCCGCCATCGGCAGCGAAGTCGACCTGTACGACGCGGTGGCCGGGCTGGTCCTCACCTGCGCACGCACCGGGCGCCATGACGAGGCCCTCACCTGGGCGAACACGCTGACCGAACTCATGGACCGAGGGCTCTACAGCTCCTCGGGCGACGACTGGGCACATGCCGCCATCGTCGAGGCCCACCTACGGTCCGGCCGGCTCGACGAGGTGCTTGCCGTCGGCACTCCGGCGCTGGACCGCTATGAGCGGGCCGGTCACCAGTTGACAGCCATGCGGCTACACGTTCTGCTCTGCCGGGCGCTGGCCGCACAGGGCGACCCGGCCGCTGCCGGCACGCACCGGAGGGCCGCCCTGGACTACGCCGTTGAGCAGGACCTACCCGATCGCGCCCGGATCGGGCTTTAG
- a CDS encoding glycosyltransferase family 4 protein — translation MKVRYVLHNAYGVGGTIRTVFNQANALCAEHDVEIASVYRSAAAPAFTLDSRVRLVPLTGLRSNGTNWDGTSRFWRKTRRLPNPLPHRWDFRYRRWDPVVDWHVVRYFRAQRDTILVTTRPGLNLLAAWFAPRAAVRIGQDHMNFGSYGPRLQRAIARAYPRLDAVTVLTRADLAAYQEALGDTVRLARIPNGIPARPPVPPGERAPIVVAAGRLTRQKGFDLLIDAWAEVHAKHPDWQLHIHGAGNWRPRLAAQVTRRGLDRAVRLRGLTRTLDAELAQASIFALSSRREGLPMVLLEAMAAGLPVVSFDCPTGPAEVVADGVNGLLVPPEDVAGLAAGLSRLIADRGERERMGGAARQTATGYEMPVVAAQWNDLFAQLAR, via the coding sequence GTGAAGGTTCGGTATGTCCTGCACAACGCCTATGGGGTCGGAGGCACGATCCGTACCGTCTTCAACCAGGCCAACGCGCTGTGTGCCGAGCATGACGTGGAGATCGCCAGTGTGTACCGGTCGGCGGCGGCGCCGGCGTTCACCCTGGATTCGCGGGTGCGTCTGGTCCCACTGACCGGCCTGCGGTCGAACGGGACGAATTGGGACGGCACGTCACGGTTCTGGCGTAAGACCCGGCGTCTGCCCAATCCGCTGCCGCACCGATGGGACTTCCGGTACCGGCGGTGGGATCCGGTGGTCGACTGGCACGTGGTCCGCTACTTCCGGGCGCAGCGGGACACGATCCTGGTGACCACGCGGCCCGGGCTCAACCTGCTGGCGGCGTGGTTCGCCCCGCGCGCCGCGGTACGGATCGGGCAGGACCACATGAACTTCGGCAGCTACGGTCCGCGGCTGCAACGAGCGATCGCCCGCGCCTACCCGAGGCTCGACGCCGTCACCGTGCTGACCCGGGCCGACCTCGCCGCCTATCAGGAGGCGCTCGGCGACACGGTTCGCCTGGCCCGCATCCCGAACGGGATTCCGGCCCGGCCTCCCGTACCGCCGGGCGAGCGCGCCCCGATCGTGGTGGCCGCCGGACGGCTGACCCGGCAGAAAGGCTTCGACCTGCTCATCGACGCGTGGGCCGAGGTGCACGCGAAGCATCCGGACTGGCAGCTGCACATCCACGGCGCGGGCAACTGGCGGCCGAGGCTGGCCGCCCAGGTCACCCGACGCGGCCTGGACCGGGCGGTACGCCTGCGCGGCCTCACCCGCACCCTGGACGCCGAGCTGGCCCAGGCGTCGATCTTCGCGCTCAGCTCCCGCCGGGAGGGCCTGCCGATGGTGCTGCTGGAGGCCATGGCCGCCGGCCTGCCGGTGGTCTCGTTCGACTGCCCGACCGGCCCGGCCGAGGTGGTGGCGGACGGGGTGAACGGTCTGCTCGTGCCGCCCGAGGACGTGGCCGGCCTGGCCGCCGGGCTGTCCCGCCTGATCGCCGACCGCGGCGAGCGCGAGCGAATGGGCGGGGCCGCCCGGCAGACCGCCACCGGCTACGAGATGCCGGTGGTCGCCGCCCAGTGGAACGACCTGTTCGCGCAGCTGGCACGGTAG
- a CDS encoding GGDEF domain-containing protein, giving the protein MREITRQAVRLLEQAQTGDAHTALAEAEVELRAVTGDIADGPACMHFVRAVAYLTRGEPRLAIAATELMLHAAIREASGGWQAAALATRASQRLRLGEADAAEHNLDAVLHDLVAAEAVVAGEPDPVAAVNGRVAIAIGYYELRLYELVVPQFRTAYEMSSADAEQNGNRAMWLLNLAEIHLRWALELYQVGQVGEAESHTAEAEAYAKRAAAEVDGPDADAWRDNALLFEACSRADRRDPAGAAIDIAYYTERLEKRGFTGPAMMLARVFHGVALSRSGYAEEALRVMEAAVAALPPDVEWLVAASTYRTQAVLMANRGSPEAKATLAYGDTLAAALWRQRLNNLQAARTMHDLEALREQHEQMARAAELDPLTGIANRRAFDRALEEARSRPEAASTLTAVLIIDTDGFKQINDTYGHAAGDTVLRAIATTLAGQVSGPGLIARLGGDEFAVLLDDAGAAEATEIAIRMVRAVHELPDCPATLSIGVADGAAADLPDTVGRADDAMYEVKRAGGDGVGVFDHDGTELAA; this is encoded by the coding sequence ATGCGGGAGATCACGCGGCAGGCGGTGCGCCTGCTCGAGCAAGCGCAGACCGGCGACGCGCACACCGCGCTCGCCGAGGCCGAGGTTGAGCTCCGGGCGGTGACCGGCGACATCGCTGACGGGCCGGCCTGCATGCATTTCGTGCGCGCGGTCGCGTACCTCACCCGGGGTGAACCACGCCTGGCCATCGCCGCGACCGAGCTGATGCTGCACGCCGCCATCCGGGAGGCCAGTGGTGGCTGGCAGGCCGCCGCCCTGGCCACCCGCGCCTCCCAGCGGCTGCGGCTCGGCGAAGCCGACGCCGCCGAACACAACCTGGACGCCGTGCTGCACGACCTGGTGGCCGCCGAGGCCGTGGTCGCCGGCGAGCCGGACCCGGTGGCCGCCGTCAACGGCCGTGTCGCGATCGCCATCGGCTACTACGAGTTGCGGCTCTACGAGCTGGTGGTGCCGCAGTTCCGCACCGCCTACGAGATGAGCAGCGCCGACGCCGAGCAGAACGGCAACCGCGCGATGTGGCTGCTCAACCTCGCCGAGATCCACCTGCGGTGGGCCCTGGAGCTGTACCAGGTGGGCCAGGTCGGCGAGGCCGAGTCACACACCGCCGAGGCCGAGGCGTACGCAAAACGCGCGGCCGCCGAGGTCGACGGGCCCGACGCCGACGCCTGGCGCGACAACGCCCTGCTGTTCGAGGCCTGCTCGCGCGCCGACCGGCGGGATCCGGCCGGTGCCGCGATCGACATCGCCTACTACACCGAGCGGCTGGAGAAACGCGGCTTCACCGGCCCCGCGATGATGCTGGCGCGGGTTTTCCACGGAGTGGCGCTGAGCCGCTCCGGCTACGCCGAGGAGGCGCTGCGGGTGATGGAGGCGGCGGTCGCCGCACTCCCGCCGGACGTCGAATGGCTGGTCGCCGCCAGCACCTACCGCACTCAGGCGGTGCTGATGGCCAACCGCGGCTCGCCCGAAGCGAAAGCCACCCTCGCCTACGGCGACACCCTGGCCGCCGCGCTGTGGCGGCAGCGGCTCAACAACCTGCAGGCCGCCCGCACCATGCACGACCTGGAGGCGCTGCGCGAACAGCACGAGCAGATGGCGCGCGCCGCCGAGCTGGACCCGCTGACCGGCATCGCGAACCGGCGCGCCTTCGACCGGGCGCTGGAGGAGGCCCGGTCCCGGCCGGAGGCGGCGAGCACCCTGACCGCGGTGCTGATCATCGACACCGACGGCTTCAAACAGATCAACGACACGTACGGCCACGCGGCCGGCGACACCGTGCTGCGCGCCATCGCCACCACCCTCGCCGGCCAGGTCAGCGGCCCGGGGCTGATCGCCCGGCTGGGCGGCGACGAGTTCGCGGTGCTGCTCGACGACGCCGGTGCGGCGGAAGCGACCGAGATCGCGATCCGGATGGTGCGGGCCGTGCACGAGCTGCCCGACTGCCCCGCCACGCTGAGCATCGGCGTCGCCGACGGCGCCGCCGCCGACCTGCCGGATACCGTGGGACGTGCCGACGACGCCATGTACGAGGTCAAGCGTGCCGGCGGCGACGGCGTCGGCGTGTTCGACCACGACGGCACCGAGCTCGCCGCCTGA
- a CDS encoding glycerophosphodiester phosphodiesterase family protein gives MSGTGRWATTLLATGAVAAALAVPGVATAGSRDRQFDLQAHRGGLGLRVESTLASFGNALQLGVSTLELDVQITEDGQAVVTHDRRVSGAKCTDTAPATAGDPEFPYVGKYVNTLSLAQVRTLDCGSKTLPDRPGQLAVPGARMPLLREVFALVKRYRADGVKLNVETKVEAGAPSETAPREQFVQVTAAEIRRTGLLRQVTIQSFDWGALMRMRQVEPRLPLVALTNYDFLQTGQPGASPWLGGIDIDDFGGDPIKAIRSFGATTFSPVHGFPQNGTVTDPAYRPYVTREMVRHAHANGIKVVPWTINDIPTMSKLISDGVDGIITDYPDRLRTLLAHPPRKYASPFDVQAHRGGRATHPENTLPAFAHSLANPAISTLELDTGVTEDGKLVVLHDRTVNGSHCADTTPVRPGDPEFPYVGKLVRDLSLAQLKTLDCGARIPTLAEVFALVKQSGRDEIALNIETRISPVVADTAPYDVFTRTLVREIQRAGFVDRVTVQSFDWRTIRYARKLDRRIETVALIWQYGPAECAGLADECSLQAVYGNPAVKSPWTGGLDWWKFRDVGALVRAAGAGTVSSNWQVHDPEQGTVASDDWYLRENPAYFHGPEVSVLQRRYGLKVVPYTINDAAVMQRVIDLGVDGIISDDPDLLISVAIRNGLR, from the coding sequence ATGTCGGGTACGGGCAGGTGGGCGACAACGCTGTTGGCGACCGGGGCCGTGGCGGCCGCACTCGCCGTTCCGGGCGTGGCCACGGCCGGCAGCAGGGACCGGCAGTTCGACCTGCAGGCGCACCGCGGTGGCCTGGGCCTGCGGGTGGAGAGCACCCTCGCGTCGTTCGGCAACGCGCTGCAGCTGGGGGTCAGCACTCTGGAACTGGACGTGCAGATCACCGAGGACGGGCAGGCGGTGGTCACCCACGACCGCCGGGTCAGCGGCGCCAAGTGCACCGACACCGCTCCGGCAACCGCGGGCGACCCCGAGTTCCCGTACGTCGGCAAGTACGTCAACACGCTGTCACTCGCGCAGGTCCGCACCCTCGACTGTGGTTCGAAGACCCTCCCCGACCGGCCCGGTCAGCTCGCCGTTCCGGGCGCCCGGATGCCACTGCTGCGTGAGGTCTTCGCCCTGGTCAAGCGCTACCGTGCGGACGGCGTGAAGCTCAACGTCGAGACCAAGGTGGAGGCCGGCGCGCCCAGTGAGACCGCGCCGCGCGAGCAGTTCGTCCAGGTGACCGCCGCCGAGATCCGCCGGACCGGGCTGCTGCGGCAGGTCACCATCCAGAGCTTCGACTGGGGCGCGCTGATGCGAATGCGCCAGGTCGAGCCGCGCCTGCCGCTGGTCGCGCTCACCAACTACGACTTCCTGCAGACCGGGCAGCCGGGTGCCTCGCCGTGGCTGGGCGGCATCGACATCGACGACTTCGGCGGCGACCCGATCAAGGCGATCCGCAGTTTCGGCGCGACCACGTTCTCGCCGGTGCACGGCTTCCCGCAGAACGGCACGGTCACCGATCCGGCCTACCGGCCGTACGTGACCAGGGAGATGGTGCGGCACGCGCACGCCAACGGCATCAAAGTGGTGCCGTGGACGATCAACGACATCCCGACGATGAGCAAGCTCATCTCCGACGGTGTCGACGGCATCATCACGGACTATCCAGACCGGTTGCGTACGCTGCTCGCGCACCCGCCCCGGAAGTACGCCTCCCCGTTCGACGTCCAGGCGCACCGCGGTGGCCGCGCCACCCACCCGGAGAACACCCTGCCCGCGTTCGCCCACTCCCTGGCCAACCCCGCGATCTCCACTCTGGAACTGGACACCGGCGTCACCGAGGACGGCAAACTCGTCGTCCTGCACGACCGGACCGTCAACGGCTCGCACTGCGCCGACACCACACCGGTGCGGCCCGGCGACCCCGAGTTCCCGTACGTCGGCAAGCTGGTCCGCGATCTGAGCCTGGCCCAGCTCAAGACCCTGGACTGCGGCGCCCGCATTCCCACGCTCGCCGAGGTGTTCGCCCTGGTCAAGCAGAGCGGCCGCGACGAAATCGCGCTGAACATCGAGACGAGGATCAGCCCGGTGGTCGCGGACACCGCGCCCTACGACGTCTTCACCCGCACCCTGGTCCGCGAGATCCAGCGGGCCGGATTCGTCGACCGGGTGACTGTGCAGTCGTTCGACTGGCGCACTATCCGCTACGCCCGCAAGCTGGACCGGCGCATCGAGACGGTCGCGCTGATCTGGCAGTACGGCCCGGCCGAATGCGCCGGCCTGGCCGACGAGTGCTCGCTGCAGGCCGTCTACGGCAACCCGGCGGTCAAGAGCCCGTGGACCGGCGGGCTGGACTGGTGGAAGTTCCGGGACGTGGGCGCGCTGGTCCGCGCCGCCGGGGCCGGCACGGTCTCGTCGAACTGGCAGGTCCACGACCCGGAGCAGGGCACCGTCGCCTCGGACGACTGGTACCTGCGGGAGAACCCGGCCTACTTCCACGGGCCGGAGGTTTCGGTGCTGCAGCGCCGGTACGGCCTCAAGGTGGTGCCGTACACGATCAACGACGCGGCCGTGATGCAGCGGGTGATCGACCTCGGGGTGGACGGCATCATCAGCGACGACCCGGACCTGCTGATCAGCGTGGCGATCCGCAACGGACTGCGGTGA
- a CDS encoding MFS transporter yields MPSLWRSADFRYLWAGQTASQLGEHTSLVILPLIAVLSLGIGADQLGVLRAVGQAPLLLLTLFAGVWVDRWRTRTVMVLADLGRAVALLAAAAAAMLAGLTVPALLVVAFVIGTLSVFFDVAYQVSLIRLVRRDELLQGNSAIEGSRSAAQIAGPALAGSMASLLSVPVAAAATALLFVVSFGSIAGIRHREPPVRRRGLRRQLGESLRFVAGEPRLRAVCLAAAAFHLFLAATMTAYLVFLPRELGLSGAEIGLVLAAVGPGALAGALLAGRVPIRGTVLVTAALGDGVMVFVPALHGDSAATIVALVAINLVFGAVGQLVSVMVMTIRQAVTPLAMQGRVASTITFAGMGLAPVGSLAGGLLVASWGIRPALLVTAAGMLLSPLVMACSPLRTYAR; encoded by the coding sequence GTGCCGAGTTTGTGGCGTTCTGCGGATTTTCGTTATTTGTGGGCGGGTCAGACCGCCTCGCAGCTGGGTGAGCACACCAGCCTGGTGATCCTGCCTCTGATCGCCGTCCTGTCACTCGGCATCGGCGCGGATCAGCTGGGTGTGCTGCGCGCGGTCGGACAGGCGCCACTGCTGCTGCTCACCCTTTTCGCCGGGGTCTGGGTGGACCGCTGGCGTACGCGTACCGTGATGGTTCTTGCTGATCTTGGTCGTGCCGTGGCGTTGCTGGCCGCCGCTGCGGCGGCGATGCTGGCCGGCCTCACCGTGCCGGCGTTGCTGGTGGTCGCGTTCGTGATCGGGACGTTGTCGGTGTTCTTCGACGTCGCCTACCAGGTGTCGCTGATCCGCCTGGTCCGGCGCGACGAGTTGCTGCAGGGCAACAGCGCGATCGAGGGAAGCCGGTCCGCGGCGCAGATCGCCGGCCCGGCGCTGGCCGGGTCGATGGCGTCGCTGCTGTCCGTGCCGGTCGCCGCCGCGGCGACCGCGCTTTTGTTCGTCGTGTCGTTCGGGTCGATCGCCGGGATCCGTCACCGCGAGCCCCCGGTGCGACGGCGTGGCCTGCGGCGGCAGCTCGGCGAGAGTCTGCGGTTCGTGGCAGGTGAGCCGAGGCTGCGTGCCGTGTGTCTCGCCGCGGCGGCGTTCCATCTTTTCCTGGCCGCGACGATGACCGCCTACCTGGTCTTTCTGCCGCGTGAGCTGGGGTTGTCGGGCGCTGAGATCGGGCTGGTGCTCGCTGCGGTCGGGCCGGGCGCGCTGGCCGGTGCGCTGCTCGCGGGCCGCGTGCCCATACGCGGGACGGTGCTGGTCACGGCGGCCCTGGGGGACGGGGTGATGGTGTTCGTGCCGGCACTGCATGGTGACTCGGCGGCGACGATCGTCGCGCTGGTGGCGATCAACCTGGTGTTCGGTGCTGTCGGTCAGCTGGTCAGCGTCATGGTCATGACGATCCGGCAGGCCGTGACCCCGCTGGCGATGCAGGGCCGGGTCGCGTCGACGATCACCTTCGCCGGCATGGGGCTGGCGCCGGTCGGATCACTGGCCGGTGGCCTGCTCGTGGCGAGCTGGGGGATCCGGCCGGCGCTGCTGGTCACGGCCGCCGGGATGCTGCTGTCGCCGCTGGTGATGGCGTGTTCGCCGCTGCGCACATATGCCCGTTGA